The Thalassotalea sediminis genome includes the window TAGAGCCGATGATGCAACGCGAGATGTCGCTGACTGGTTGAAATGTGAGTTCATGCAAGATCACGTAGGAGATACTTTTACTGGGGTGATTTCTACCGTGACAAATTTTGGCTTATTTGTTCGATTGCATAAACTTCATATTGAGGGGCTAGTGCATATTACCTCCCTAGGACATGATTTTTACCATTTTGATGATGCCAGAATGTGCTTAACGGGAGAGAAAACAGGTAATAATTTTCATGTTGGCGACGAACTAGAAGTGCAGGTCGCTGCGGTTAATTTAGATGAAAAGAAAATTGATTTAGTGCTAGTAGACACGCTACACCAAACGCCTAGAAAGCCAGTAAATAAAAAGACAGGTAAAGGTAGCCCGAAGCGGAAGTTACAGAAAAATGCAGAAAAAAGCGAGCGTGGTGGTAAGCGAAAACCAAAAGGCAATGTCAAAAAAACTAAAGCACATAAAAATAAGAAGTCTCGTCCAGGTAAGAATGCGAGAAGGAAGGTTAAAGGGTAAACATGGCTAAACACGAAGAAATAGCATTTGGAATCCATGCTGTAAGCGCATTGATTGAGCGTCAACCAGAGCGTTTTAAAGAGCTTTTTTTATTAAAAGGGCGAGAAGATGAGCGCCTTGCGCCAATTGTAAATTTAGCGAGAAAATACGCAATTCCAACCCAAGTAGTACAAAGAAAGGTATTAGATGATAAGTCTAAAGGAGAGCAACACCAGGGAGTGTTAGCGAGAATTACCCCTGAAAAGCTGCTTACTGAACATGATTTAGACGATATTTTATTACGTGCATCACAGCAAAATACTCCTCCGTTTTTATTAATATTAGATGGTGTAACTGATCCGCATAACCTTGGTGCATGTTTGCGAAATGCTGATGCAGCAGGTGTACAAGCGATTATCGTGCCTAAAGACAATGCCGCGAGACTAAGTGCTACTGTGCGAAAAGTGGCCGTAGGCGCTGCTGAAACGGTGCCATTGATCCAAGTCACTAACTTAGCACGTACAATGAAACAACTACAGGAACAAGGTATTTGGATCATTGGCACTGCAGGAGAAACAGACACCAGTTTATATGACGTGAGTTTGCAAGGCCCGATGGCACTGGTAATGGGCGCTGAAGGAAAAGGCATGAGACGTTTAACTAAAGAAAACTGTGATCAACTTGTGAAATTACCTATGGCGGGTGATGTGTCAAGTTTAAACGTGTCGGTCGCAACGGGCATTTGCCTATTTGAGATCGTACGTCAACGCATCAGCACATAGTAGCCTTGATATTGTTTTTATAGGTATAACTTGTGCAATTGTTAAACATAAATGAATTGAGGTAGACTTACTTTTCGCAACAAAGAG containing:
- the rlmB gene encoding 23S rRNA (guanosine(2251)-2'-O)-methyltransferase RlmB yields the protein MAKHEEIAFGIHAVSALIERQPERFKELFLLKGREDERLAPIVNLARKYAIPTQVVQRKVLDDKSKGEQHQGVLARITPEKLLTEHDLDDILLRASQQNTPPFLLILDGVTDPHNLGACLRNADAAGVQAIIVPKDNAARLSATVRKVAVGAAETVPLIQVTNLARTMKQLQEQGIWIIGTAGETDTSLYDVSLQGPMALVMGAEGKGMRRLTKENCDQLVKLPMAGDVSSLNVSVATGICLFEIVRQRIST